A stretch of Gemmatimonas aurantiaca T-27 DNA encodes these proteins:
- a CDS encoding DNA cytosine methyltransferase, protein MLHAHELIIDSFAGGGGASLGIELALGRSPDVAINHDAEAIALHQANHPTSKHYREDVWQVDPLEATGGRPVGLMWLSPDCKHFSKAKGGKPVSPRVRGLAWVAIRWANAVRPRVICLENVEEFQTWGPLVRATQKPCPARRGKHFRAFVRNLERLGYRVEHRQLRGCDYGSPTIRKRLFLIARCDGQPIVWPRPTHGKGLPKPWRAAAECIDWSLECRSIFGRPRPLAANTQKRIAAGMQRYVLGTPRPFIVQVQNASASDTPISIDAPLRTITAYPKGGGFALVVAFLAKHQSERDARQVQAASLFDPLPTVKARDSNALVVARLGADHSDDVHAFLVAYYGKETDGGDLFSPMRTITSKERFGLVTVAGQLHAIADIGMRMLAPRELYRAQGFPDSYKIDIPFNGKPMSKTAQVRMCGNSVCPPVAAAIVAANLGQRLPVAVAA, encoded by the coding sequence ATGCTGCACGCACACGAACTCATCATCGACAGCTTCGCCGGCGGTGGCGGTGCCTCTCTCGGCATCGAACTCGCGCTCGGGCGTTCGCCTGACGTGGCCATCAATCACGACGCGGAGGCTATTGCCCTGCACCAGGCGAATCATCCGACGTCCAAGCACTACCGCGAAGACGTGTGGCAGGTCGACCCACTGGAAGCCACCGGCGGCCGACCAGTGGGGTTGATGTGGCTGTCGCCGGACTGCAAGCATTTCAGCAAGGCGAAAGGCGGCAAGCCGGTGAGCCCACGCGTGCGGGGCCTCGCGTGGGTCGCGATCCGCTGGGCAAACGCCGTCCGACCACGCGTGATCTGTCTCGAGAACGTCGAAGAGTTTCAGACGTGGGGGCCGCTCGTGCGGGCGACGCAGAAGCCCTGCCCTGCCCGCCGCGGCAAGCACTTCCGCGCCTTCGTGCGGAATCTGGAGCGTCTCGGCTACCGCGTGGAACATCGGCAGTTGCGCGGCTGTGACTACGGCTCCCCGACAATCCGAAAGCGGCTGTTCCTCATCGCCCGTTGCGATGGGCAGCCGATCGTGTGGCCCAGGCCGACGCACGGGAAAGGGTTGCCGAAGCCGTGGCGGGCGGCCGCCGAGTGCATCGACTGGTCACTCGAGTGCCGCAGCATATTCGGCCGCCCGCGCCCTCTCGCGGCGAACACGCAGAAGCGGATCGCGGCCGGCATGCAGCGGTATGTCCTCGGCACGCCGCGCCCATTCATCGTTCAGGTGCAGAACGCCAGCGCCAGCGACACGCCGATCAGTATCGATGCCCCGTTGCGTACGATCACGGCGTATCCGAAGGGCGGCGGGTTCGCGTTGGTCGTGGCGTTTCTGGCCAAGCATCAGAGCGAGCGCGATGCCAGGCAGGTGCAGGCGGCCTCACTGTTCGACCCGCTCCCAACGGTCAAGGCACGCGACAGCAACGCCTTAGTCGTCGCGCGCCTTGGCGCCGATCACAGTGATGACGTGCACGCGTTTCTGGTTGCGTACTACGGCAAAGAGACTGACGGCGGCGACCTGTTCTCCCCGATGCGCACCATCACGAGCAAGGAGCGTTTCGGTCTAGTCACTGTCGCCGGCCAGCTCCACGCTATTGCCGACATCGGCATGCGCATGCTGGCCCCGCGCGAGCTCTATCGTGCGCAGGGATTCCCCGACTCGTACAAAATCGACATCCCCTTCAACGGCAAGCCGATGTCCAAGACCGCGCAGGTCCGCATGTGCGGAAACAGCGTGTGCCCACCGGTCGCCGCCGCGATCGTGGCCGCCAACCTCGGACAGCGCCTGCCTGTCGCGGTGGCCGCATGA
- a CDS encoding single-stranded DNA-binding protein, with amino-acid sequence MSRSKNLAILIGNVGQDPEVRTVGTGGRVAQFSLATGKQWTDAQGNKQDATQWHRCVAWNQGKYTLADIVEKYVRKGEKIYVEGEIEYRQWQDKDGQTRYTTEIRVRELMLLGGKSEGGEVKQERPAKTTRPNTTERADDFPAALMDDDDSSLPF; translated from the coding sequence ATGAGCCGTTCAAAGAACCTCGCGATTTTGATTGGCAACGTGGGGCAGGATCCGGAAGTCCGCACGGTCGGCACCGGCGGCCGCGTCGCCCAGTTCTCGCTGGCCACGGGCAAGCAGTGGACCGACGCGCAGGGCAATAAGCAGGATGCTACACAGTGGCACCGGTGCGTCGCGTGGAACCAGGGCAAGTACACGCTCGCCGACATCGTCGAGAAGTACGTCCGCAAGGGTGAGAAGATCTACGTGGAAGGCGAGATCGAATACCGGCAGTGGCAGGACAAGGACGGGCAGACGCGGTACACCACGGAGATCCGGGTCAGGGAGTTGATGTTGTTGGGGGGGAAGTCGGAGGGTGGAGAAGTGAAGCAGGAGCGGCCGGCCAAGACTACGCGGCCCAATACGACAGAGCGCGCGGACGACTTTCCGGCGGCGCTGATGGATGACGACGATTCCTCTTTGCCTTTTTGA
- a CDS encoding AAA family ATPase has protein sequence MWRAARLIRPTSCQNSQPRRDDVKDRIDCLDVDMDGREFTRCAYCGERTNRLPPAGWDRLSALYCEAHESLKGRDPQFVIPQAIGDAVADLRRPASELIDWSLPEITDLAGYLLPGTVTYACAFPKGGKTTFLSNQMAHWDRTGRRVWAMPTESRPKGLVTRLACFRVGVAPDEAMSRRLRVRADAGDTDAEQQLRALFSEFDRMLAGVEADGCNYAIEPSPRLTRTTFRRSCQAAAEGGYELVVVDHVDHIGGDPGTGESGYAASEAVQHDALEFAETFDIAVLLMSQFNTRIAKDPLAMFKRPQTDWLWMKGVKDQVATTMFGLYRPMAPDLEDSLVQRVRTGDEEPWKIALPNTMGLADMASRFGGSKIGRTTHIQYDHGILRSLPASDAFTIEAAYNGIHTGSPSDRPSRRIR, from the coding sequence ATGTGGCGCGCCGCGCGTTTGATCCGGCCCACGAGCTGCCAGAACTCCCAGCCAAGGCGGGATGACGTGAAGGACCGCATCGACTGCCTCGATGTCGATATGGACGGGCGGGAGTTCACGCGCTGTGCGTACTGTGGCGAGCGTACGAACCGACTCCCGCCGGCAGGCTGGGATCGGCTGTCGGCGCTGTACTGCGAGGCGCACGAATCACTCAAGGGGCGCGACCCGCAGTTCGTGATCCCGCAGGCGATCGGTGACGCGGTGGCTGACCTGCGCCGCCCAGCATCCGAACTGATCGACTGGTCGCTCCCTGAAATCACGGACCTGGCTGGCTACCTGCTGCCTGGCACCGTGACGTATGCCTGCGCGTTCCCGAAGGGCGGCAAGACGACATTCCTCTCCAACCAGATGGCGCACTGGGACCGCACCGGGCGCCGCGTCTGGGCTATGCCGACCGAATCACGCCCCAAGGGGCTGGTCACACGCCTCGCGTGCTTTCGGGTCGGCGTCGCGCCGGATGAGGCGATGTCGCGCCGTCTGCGGGTGCGCGCGGACGCTGGGGACACCGACGCCGAGCAGCAACTGCGGGCGCTGTTCAGCGAGTTTGACCGCATGCTGGCGGGCGTGGAAGCGGACGGCTGCAACTACGCCATCGAGCCCTCTCCGCGCCTCACGCGCACCACGTTCCGTCGTTCGTGTCAGGCAGCGGCCGAGGGCGGATACGAGTTGGTGGTCGTCGACCACGTGGATCACATCGGCGGCGATCCGGGCACCGGCGAGTCGGGCTACGCAGCGAGCGAAGCGGTGCAGCACGACGCTCTGGAGTTCGCGGAAACGTTTGACATCGCCGTGCTCCTGATGTCGCAGTTCAACACGCGCATCGCCAAAGATCCGCTCGCGATGTTCAAGCGCCCGCAGACCGATTGGTTGTGGATGAAGGGCGTGAAAGATCAGGTCGCAACGACTATGTTTGGCCTCTACCGGCCGATGGCGCCGGATCTGGAAGATTCACTCGTCCAACGTGTGCGCACCGGGGACGAGGAGCCGTGGAAAATCGCATTGCCGAACACGATGGGGCTGGCGGATATGGCCTCGCGGTTCGGTGGCTCAAAGATCGGCCGCACCACCCACATCCAGTACGACCACGGGATCCTGCGCAGTTTGCCCGCCAGTGATGCGTTCACGATCGAGGCTGCGTACAACGGCATCCACACCGGCAGCCCGTCAGACCGACCCAGCCGGAGGATTCGGTAG